A genome region from Populus alba chromosome 5, ASM523922v2, whole genome shotgun sequence includes the following:
- the LOC118030437 gene encoding uncharacterized protein, with translation MDSGNSGSMQSSSGGDEEYDSRPESLPAFLNASSQNFDPSLFSHQQPTTIFDPSPALFHAFSQSQPITNPNSSMLNLDMVHSRDLRSDHSCTRLGINLPDSLSSSQSAPLGAQGSSQALPPSMQLRSVHDNGVRSSSPSDQTHGVARNPKKRTRASRRAPTTVLTTDTSNFRQMVQEFTGIPAPPFTGSSFTRRLDLFGPGSGLRSGHLEPIGSLYPLRPSAQKVHHHQTPLLSSSSPSFFNNDIVDGTNIASTSTTANNNNTITTATTSTFNPSSVNYQLSAHLGLHKQPQNLLNMQNQMLSIQPLLQPPAPPFQPLANVPGLGAKSQASFPLPSFEELGMGHGDGHVNAHLGVLTSHVTTEGMRLSSDGCQDHNLRSLDGNYGNMKRVNSCKLNYSSASSSGFHHDKVLENVSSRGAEGTVDSWICPSEFRVGDH, from the coding sequence ATGGATTCCGGTAACAGTGGCAGTATGCAATCCTCTAGTGGTGGTGATGAAGAGTATGACTCAAGACCAGAGTCACTCCCAGCTTTCTTGAATGCTTCTAGCCAAAACTTTGATCCTTCTCTTTTTTCACACCAACAACCAACCACTATTTTCGATCCTTCACCAGCTCTTTTCCATGCTTTCTCTCAATCTCAACCAATCACAAATCCCAATTCTTCTATGCTAAATCTGGACATGGTTCATTCACGAGACCTGAGATCTGACCACAGTTGCACTCGGCTTGGTATCAACTTACCAGACTCATTATCATCAAGCCAATCGGCACCTCTGGGTGCTCAAGGATCAAGTCAAGCTCTACCTCCATCCATGCAATTGCGATCGGTTCATGATAATGGAGTGCGCTCTTCTTCACCGTCAGATCAAACACATGGGGTAGCCAGAAACCCCAAGAAAAGAACAAGGGCATCAAGAAGGGCACCCACTACAGTTCTCACGACAGACACGTCCAATTTCAGACAAATGGTGCAAGAATTCACAGGGATCCCAGCACCACCATTTACAGGCTCATCGTTTACTCGTAGGCTCGATCTTTTTGGTCCTGGATCGGGATTAAGGTCTGGTCATTTGGAACCAATAGGGTCACTTTACCCCCTACGTCCCTCAGCTCAAAAggttcatcatcatcaaaccccacttctatcttcttcttctccttcattttTTAACAATGATATTGTGGATGGCACTAATATTGCTAGTACTAGTACTACTGCTAACAATAACAATACTATTACCACAGCCACAACCAGTACTTTCAATCCCAGTTCTGTTAACTACCAACTGTCTGCTCATTTAGGCCTACACAAACAACCTCAAAATCTGCTAAACATGCAAAATCAAATGCTTTCAATCCAGCCACTTCTACAGCCTCCTGCTCCTCCTTTTCAACCTTTAGCTAATGTGCCTGGTTTAGGTGCAAAGTCTCAAGCAAGTTTTCCTTTACCTTCCTTTGAGGAATTGGGTATGGGCCATGGAGATGGACATGTTAATGCACATCTTGGTGTGCTAACAAGTCATGTAACAACAGAAGGGATGAGATTATCGAGTGATGGGTGTCAAGATCATAACTTGAGGTCTTTGGACGGGAATTATGGCAATATGAAACGTGTTAATAGCTGCAAGTTGAATTACTCATCAGCTTCTTCATCAGGTTTTCACCATGACAAGGTTTTAGAGAACGTTTCTTCAAGAGGTGCTGAAGGTACAGTTGATTCATGGATTTGCCCTTCAGAGTTCAGAGTAGGAGATCATTAA
- the LOC118030436 gene encoding retrovirus-related Pol polyprotein from transposon TNT 1-94, whose translation METYLEALDLWEAIEEDYEVPPLPTNPTLTQIKSHKERKTKKSKAKACLFATVSTTVFTRIMSLKSAKDIWDYLKEEYAGDERIRGMQSLNLIREFELQRMKESETIKEYSEKLLGIVNKVRLLGTEFNDCRIVEKILVTVPERYEASITTLENTKDLSKINLAELINALQAQEQRRLMRLDHVTEGALQAKYTDSKSHFRKNQASSSSNNTARKFQNKGKFLKRTFPPCQHCNKTGHAPFKCWKRPDAKCSKCNQMGHEAIICRTTTQRQDVDAQVASQDDEDQMFVASCFSVQTTSDHWLIDSGCTNHMTPDRSLFRTLQSTEVAKVRIGNGACIAAKGKGTIAITTKSGTKTISEVLYVPEIDQNLLSVGQLIEKGMKVVFENYFCYVFDAAGQLILQAKMKGKSFSFLPFEEEYSAFHTKLTDMEVWHKRLGHCHQQRMISMKKHDSVRGVPQFTDFPSNCSACQFGKQSRKPFPKSTWRSTQKLQLIHTDVAGPLSTPSIKGSRYYILFIDDFSRMCWIFFMKYKSEVAGIFFKFKKNVENISNYRIQAIRSDNGKEYTSSEFNLYCEEAGIDHQLAAPYTPEQNGVSERKNRYIMEMVRYMLHDKNLPKDFWAEAASTAVSKGISWIRRLHQEYLLAIVVHLKLTVYHPQTQKMVVTRDVHFQEEDQWDWGQLQMNNQPHEEEKWNWGHSQRNQQPADPLLDETFDDPPTRGIRSLEDVYQRSNVALCEPENYEEAKQSPEWQKAMQEEISMIEKNCTWELVDRPPGKNIIGVKWIFRTKLNADSTINKFTISVYALSDDWGGSIDDMKSTSGFCFNLGSAIFSWSSKKQDTVAQSTAEAEFIAATAASSDAKDDVSASSGQQSTRETHVTGAPETAKANIKEDDARVGLIDVPRGPFDDKLFAIVVARGVTGSVPWSALALAPMWLEPVGLSREKTAVLIALFGIASSFGGLFGGKMGGFVTARHPNFGRTVLAHISSASAIPLAALLLLVLSDAPSTAIMHGIVLVIMGLCMSWNAPATNK comes from the exons ATGGAAACCTACTTGGAAGCACTTGATCTTTGGGAGGCTATAGAAGAGGATTATGAAGTTCCACCACTACCAACAAATCCTACATTGACTCAGATTAAGAGTCACAAGgagagaaaaaccaaaaaatccaAAGCAAAGGCATGTCTATTTGCTACTGTCTCAACAACAGTTTTCACAAGGATTATGTCCCTAAAATCTGCCAAAGATATATGGGATTATCTGAAGGAGGAGTACGCTGGAGATGAAAGGATACGTGGAATGCAAAGCCTCAACCTCATAAGAGAGTTTGAGCTGCAGAGGATGAAGGAGTCTGAGACCATCAAAGAGTACTCAGAAAAATTGCTTGGAATTGTCAACAAGGTGAGATTACTGGGCACAGAATTTAATGACTGCAGAATTGTAGAGAAAATCCTGGTTACGGTGCCTGAAAGATATGAGGCATCTATAACTACCTTGGAAAACACCAAGGACCTGTCCAAGATCAATTTGGCAGAATTGATAAATGCTTTGCAGGCTCAAGAACAAAGGAGACTGATGAGGCTGGATCATGTTACAGAAGGAGCATTACAAGCAAAGTATACTGATTCTAAAAGTCATTTCAGGAAAAATCAGGCTTCAAGTAGTAGTAACAATACTGCTCGCAAATTCCAGAATAAAGGAAAATTTCTCAAAAGAACTTTTCCACCCTGTCAACACTGCAACAAGACAGGACATGCACCTTTCAAGTGCTGGAAAAGGCCTGATGCAAAATGCAGCAAATGCAATCAAATGGGACATGAGGCAATCATCTGCAGGACAACAACTCAGAGACAAGATGTTGATGCACAAGTTGCTAGTCAAGATGATGAAGATCAAATGTTCGtagcttcatgtttttcagtccaAACCACCTCAGATCACTGGCTGATAGACAGTGGGTGTACGAATCACATGACCCCTGATAGAAGCCTCTTTCGAACCTTGCAATCTACTGAAGTTGCAAAGGTCAGAATTGGGAATGGTGCTTGCATAGCTGCAAAAGGAAAGGGGACAATTGCCATCACCACAAAGTCAGGTACAAAAACCATTTCTGAAGTTTTATATGTACCTGAAATAGATCAAAATCTATTAAGTGTGGGGCAATTGATTGAGAAAGGGATGAAGGTTgtctttgaaaattatttttgctaTGTCTTTGATGCTGCTGGACAACTAATTTTACAAGCTAAGATGAAAGGAAAGAGTTTTTCATTCCTACCATTTGAGGAGGAGTATTCAGCTTTTCATACAAAGCTGACTGATATGGAAGTGTGGCATAAAAGACTAGGCCACTGCCATCAACAGAGGATGATAAGCATGAAGAAACATGATTCTGTAAGAGGAGTGCCTCAATTCACTGATTTTCCATCAAATTGCAGTGCATGTCAATTTGGTAAACAAAGCAGGAAGCCATTCCCGAAATCAACTTGGAGATCTACACAGAAACTCCAATTGATTCACACTGATGTTGCTGGTCCACTCAGCACACCTTCAATCAAAGGTAGTCGAtactatattctttttattgatgatttttctagGATGTGCTGGATTTTCTTCATGAAATACAAATCAGAAGTTGCtgggatttttttcaaattcaagaagAATGTGGAAAACATAAGCAATTACAGAATTCAGGCCATTAGGTCTGATAATGGCAAAGAGTATACCTCATCAGAGTTCAATCTCTATTGTGAGGAAGCTGGTATTGATCATCAACTCGCTGCCCCTTACACACCAGAGCAGAACGGTGTTAGTGAAAGAAAGAATCGATACATCATGGAGATGGTGAGATACATGTTGCATGACAAGAACTTACCAAAGGATTTTTGGGCAGAAGCAGCCAGCACTGCAGT ATCAAAAGGGATAAGCTGGATAAGAAGGCTGCACCAGGAATATTTGTTGGCTATAGTGGTACATCTAAAGCTTACAGTataccatcctcaaacacaaaaaatggTTGTTACCAGGGATGTCCACTTTCAAGAAGAAGATCAGTGGGACTGGGGACAATTACAAATGAATAATCAGcctcatgaagaagaaaaatggaacTGGGGACACTCACAAAGAAATCAGCAGCCTGCAGATCCATTGCTAGATGAAACATTTGATGATCCACCAACAAGAGGCATCCGATCACTTGAGGATGTTTATCAAAGAAGTAATGTAGCCCTCTGTGAACCAGAAAACTATGAAGAAGCTAAACAAAGCCCAGAATGGCAGAAAGCAATGCAGGAGGAGATATCAATGATTGAGAAGAATTGCACATGGGAACTTGTTGACAGACCACCtggaaaaaacatcattggcgtGAAGTGGATATTCAGGACTAAACTGAATGCTGACAGCACCATCAACAAGTTTACTATCTCGGTTTATGCATTGTCCGA TGATTGGGGAGGATCCATTGATGACATGAAGAGCACCTCtggtttttgtttcaacctagGGTCAGCTATATTTtcatggtcatccaagaagcaaGACACGGTGGCTCAATCTACAGCAGAGGCAGAGTTCATTGCTGCCACAGCAGCT TCAAGTGACGCAAAAGACGACGTCAGTGCAAGTTCAGGCCAGCAAAGTACCCGAGAGACACACGTCACAGGGGCTCCCGAGACCGCCAAGGCGAATATCAAGGAGGACGATGCACGTGTAGGGTTGATTGATGTTCCACGTGGGCCATTCGATGACAAGCTGTTCGCT ATTGTTGTGGCTCGGGGAGTCACCGGTTCAGTCCCTTGGTCTGCCTTGGCATTGGCACCCATGTGGTTAGAGCCTGTTGGTCTCTCTCGTGAGAAAACTGCAGTCCTCATTGCCTTGTTTGGCATTGCTAGTTCCTTTGGGGGATTGTTTGGTGGCAAAATGGGGGGCTTCGTTACTGCTCGTCACCCAAATTTTGGGAGGACAGTTCTAGCACATATAAGCTCTGCATCAGCCATCCCTCTGGCAGCATTGCTTCTTCTGGTTTTATCTGATGCTCCATCAACAGCAATCATGCATGGAATTGTATTGGTCATAATGGGATTATGCATGTCTTGGAATGCTCCAGCTACAAACAAGTGA
- the LOC118030435 gene encoding uncharacterized methyltransferase At1g78140, chloroplastic produces the protein MALDYSENMLQQCYEFIKKEENFPKENLILVRADIARIPFISGSLDAVHAAAAIHCWPSPSVAVAEVSRVLRPGGVFVATTCILDGHFSLIPFLKPTSQRFTQVSGSSIFLSERELEDVCRACGLLDFTCTRNGRFVMFSATKPS, from the exons ATGGCTCTGGACTACTCAGAAAACATGCTGCAACAGTGCTATGAATTCATCAAGAAGGAGGAGAACTTTCCAAAAGA GAACTTAATATTGGTCAGAGCTGATATAGCTAGAATTCCTTTCATCTCTGGTTCTCTTGATGCTGTccatgctgctgctgctatacACTGTTGGCCTTCACCATCCGTGGCT GTAGCTGAAGTAAGTCGAGTTTTGAGGCCTGGAGGAGTGTTCGTTGCCACCACCTGCATACTTGATGGGCATTTCAGTCTCATCCCATTTTTGAAGCCTACAAGCCAG AGATTCACACAAGTATCAGGGAGCAGCATCTTCCTATCTGAACGTGAACTAGAAGACGTCTGTAGAGCCTGTGGGCTACTTGATTTTACATGCACAAGAAATGGGCGGTTTGTGATGTTTTCAGCAACAAAACCCAGCTAA